In Methanocaldococcus lauensis, a single genomic region encodes these proteins:
- a CDS encoding homocitrate synthase family protein, giving the protein MDFLFENNWKAVCPYNPKLDLKDIYIYDTTLRDGEQTPGVCFTKEQKLNIARKLDELGINQIEAGFPIVSEREAEIVKAIANEGLNADILALCRTLKKDIDKAIDCDVDGIITFIATSPLHLKYKFNGKSLDDILKMGVEAVEYAKEHGLFVAFSAEDATRTPIEDLIKVHRAAEESGADRVHIADTAGCATPQSMEFICKKLKENLKKAHIGVHCHNDFGFAVINSIYGLIGGAKAVSTTVNGIGERAGNAALEELVMALTVLYDVDLRLNLEVLPELCKMVEEYSGIKLPKNKPIVGELVFSHESGIHVDAVIENPLTYEPFLPEKIGIKRNIVLGKHSGCRAVAYKLKLMGIEYDKDMLCEIVKKVKEKREEGIFISDEVFKEIVDEVLKKRKGR; this is encoded by the coding sequence ATGGACTTTTTATTTGAAAATAATTGGAAGGCTGTTTGTCCTTACAATCCAAAGTTAGATTTGAAGGATATTTACATATATGACACAACTCTTAGGGATGGAGAGCAAACCCCTGGGGTTTGTTTTACTAAGGAGCAGAAACTGAATATAGCCAGAAAATTAGATGAACTTGGAATAAACCAAATTGAAGCAGGATTTCCAATTGTCTCTGAAAGAGAGGCGGAAATTGTTAAAGCAATTGCAAATGAAGGATTGAATGCAGATATTTTAGCATTATGTAGAACATTAAAAAAAGATATAGATAAGGCAATTGACTGTGATGTTGATGGAATAATAACCTTTATAGCCACTTCTCCATTGCACTTAAAATATAAATTCAATGGTAAAAGTTTAGACGACATTTTAAAGATGGGAGTTGAAGCAGTTGAGTATGCAAAAGAACATGGATTATTTGTTGCTTTTTCAGCAGAAGATGCTACAAGAACTCCTATAGAAGATTTAATTAAAGTTCATAGAGCTGCTGAAGAATCTGGGGCGGATAGAGTTCATATTGCAGACACTGCAGGGTGTGCTACTCCCCAAAGTATGGAGTTCATATGTAAAAAGTTAAAAGAAAATTTAAAAAAGGCTCATATTGGAGTTCATTGCCATAATGACTTTGGATTTGCAGTTATAAATTCTATATATGGTTTAATTGGAGGAGCTAAGGCAGTTTCAACAACAGTTAATGGGATTGGAGAGAGGGCAGGAAATGCCGCATTAGAAGAGTTAGTAATGGCTTTAACTGTATTATATGATGTTGATTTAAGGTTGAATTTGGAAGTTCTGCCAGAATTATGTAAGATGGTTGAAGAATACTCTGGAATAAAGTTACCAAAGAATAAGCCAATAGTTGGAGAACTTGTATTTTCTCACGAAAGTGGGATTCACGTAGATGCCGTCATAGAGAATCCATTAACTTACGAGCCATTTCTTCCAGAAAAAATTGGAATTAAGAGAAATATTGTATTAGGTAAGCATTCTGGTTGTAGGGCAGTGGCATATAAATTGAAACTTATGGGTATAGAATATGATAAAGATATGCTATGTGAAATAGTTAAAAAAGTTAAAGAAAAGAGAGAAGAGGGAATATTTATAAGTGATGAGGTATTTAAAGAAATTGTTGATGAAGTTTTAAAAAAGAGAAAAGGTAGATAA
- a CDS encoding pyruvate kinase alpha/beta domain-containing protein — MRLFEYPGKENTDETLKIAVERAKKGDIKSIVIASSTGETAKKLLDLLKKENLNLNVVVVTYHQGFYGEDIISMSEEVEEELKKRGAKVFRGTHALSGVERGISNKLGGYGPVQVIAETLRTFGQGVKVCYEITIMACDAGLIKAKEEVIAIGGTGRGADTAMVIKPANMNTFFNIEAREILCMPRFKKKKE; from the coding sequence ATGAGACTTTTTGAATATCCTGGAAAAGAGAATACAGATGAAACTTTAAAAATAGCAGTTGAAAGAGCTAAAAAAGGAGATATAAAAAGTATTGTAATAGCATCATCTACTGGAGAAACTGCTAAAAAATTACTTGATTTGCTAAAGAAAGAAAATTTAAATTTAAATGTGGTTGTTGTAACATATCACCAAGGATTTTATGGGGAAGATATAATTTCAATGAGTGAAGAAGTTGAGGAGGAATTAAAAAAGAGAGGAGCTAAGGTATTTAGAGGAACTCATGCATTGAGTGGAGTTGAGAGAGGAATATCAAATAAATTAGGTGGCTATGGTCCTGTTCAAGTTATTGCCGAGACATTAAGAACTTTTGGACAAGGTGTTAAAGTTTGTTATGAAATTACTATTATGGCTTGTGATGCTGGATTAATAAAAGCTAAAGAAGAGGTTATCGCTATAGGAGGGACTGGTAGAGGAGCAGATACCGCAATGGTTATAAAACCTGCAAATATGAACACATTCTTTAATATTGAGGCGAGAGAAATTTTATGTATGCCAAGATTTAAAAAGAAAAAAGAATAA
- a CDS encoding DUF2334 domain-containing protein: protein MRILFQLIIILFIVLLPSFPTNTNYNYTLSKQNKPIILIHDVSPVYFKDLKKIVKIINKYHYQNRTYLFLIVNHANEHNLKNYPEFVKYLHQLEKEGYHIEYHAYNHIGDEFNCNKTVAEEKLNKSFKILKECGFNPKKIKYFIPPRYRISKDAEKLFLERNISIILNNKIITKNNGKIYVISIINREYTWYLPKIFVKDAEIIALIDYKLSKIENKPYFLSIHPKAVNYGGGLLFLNDFLNETLRN, encoded by the coding sequence ATGAGAATTTTATTTCAATTAATTATAATCCTGTTTATAGTTTTATTGCCATCTTTTCCAACTAATACAAATTATAATTATACTCTAAGTAAACAAAATAAGCCAATAATATTAATTCACGATGTTAGTCCAGTTTATTTTAAAGATTTAAAAAAAATTGTAAAAATAATAAATAAATATCACTATCAAAATAGAACTTATCTTTTTTTGATTGTCAATCATGCAAATGAGCATAATTTAAAAAACTATCCTGAATTTGTTAAATATCTGCATCAATTAGAAAAAGAGGGCTATCACATTGAATATCATGCCTACAATCATATAGGAGATGAATTTAACTGTAATAAAACAGTTGCAGAGGAAAAACTAAATAAATCCTTTAAAATATTAAAAGAATGTGGCTTTAACCCTAAAAAAATTAAGTATTTTATTCCGCCAAGATATAGAATATCAAAAGATGCAGAAAAATTATTCTTAGAGAGGAATATATCAATAATTCTAAATAACAAAATTATTACAAAGAATAATGGAAAAATTTATGTAATTAGCATTATAAATAGAGAATATACTTGGTATCTTCCAAAAATATTTGTAAAAGATGCTGAAATAATTGCATTAATTGATTACAAATTAAGTAAAATTGAAAACAAGCCTTATTTTTTATCAATTCATCCCAAGGCAGTAAATTATGGTGGTGGATTATTATTCTTAAACGATTTTTTAAACGAAACTTTAAGAAATTAA
- the hisH gene encoding imidazole glycerol phosphate synthase subunit HisH, whose protein sequence is MIGIIDYNAGNLRSIQKAVELYDKAIITKDSEELLACDKVILPGVGNFGSAMKNLSKIKETLYKIFDDNIPFLGICLGMQVLFEESEEKKGVNGLGVIKGNVIKFRNVEKLPHMGWNNVKIVKDNPLFEGIKDNSYFYFVHSYYVNPLNKEYIIGKTEYGIEFPSAINKDNIYATQFHPEKSGKVGLKIIENFVELL, encoded by the coding sequence ATGATTGGGATAATTGACTACAATGCAGGGAACTTGAGAAGTATTCAGAAGGCAGTTGAACTTTATGACAAGGCTATAATAACAAAAGATAGTGAAGAGTTATTAGCGTGTGATAAAGTAATCTTACCAGGAGTTGGGAATTTTGGCAGTGCTATGAAAAATCTATCAAAGATAAAAGAAACATTATATAAAATATTTGATGATAATATTCCTTTCTTAGGAATATGTTTGGGTATGCAGGTGTTATTTGAGGAAAGTGAAGAGAAGAAAGGAGTTAATGGCTTAGGAGTAATAAAAGGTAATGTAATTAAATTTAGAAATGTTGAAAAACTACCTCACATGGGTTGGAATAATGTAAAAATAGTTAAAGACAATCCATTATTTGAAGGTATAAAGGATAATAGTTACTTTTATTTTGTTCATTCCTACTATGTAAATCCTTTAAATAAAGAGTATATTATAGGCAAAACTGAATATGGAATAGAATTTCCAAGTGCTATAAACAAAGACAATATTTATGCAACACAGTTCCATCCAGAAAAAAGTGGTAAGGTTGGATTAAAAATTATAGAGAACTTTGTTGAACTATTATAA
- a CDS encoding TATA-box-binding protein: MEPDIKIVNVVVSTKIGDNIDLEEVAMILDNAEYEPEQFPGLVCRLSVPKVALLIFRSGKINCTGAKSKEEAEIAIKKIIKELKDAGFDVIENPEIKVQNMVATADLGIEPNLDEIALMVEGTEYEPEQFPGLVYRLDDPKVVVLIFGSGKVVITGLKSEEDAKRALNKILETIKEVQEL; the protein is encoded by the coding sequence ATGGAGCCTGATATAAAGATAGTAAATGTTGTAGTTTCAACAAAAATTGGAGATAATATTGATTTAGAAGAAGTAGCAATGATTTTAGATAATGCTGAATATGAGCCAGAACAATTTCCTGGGTTGGTTTGTAGATTGTCAGTTCCAAAGGTAGCGTTGTTAATATTCAGAAGTGGAAAAATAAACTGTACAGGGGCTAAGAGCAAAGAAGAGGCAGAGATTGCAATTAAAAAAATTATAAAGGAATTAAAAGATGCTGGATTCGATGTCATTGAAAATCCTGAAATCAAAGTTCAAAATATGGTTGCTACTGCAGACTTGGGAATTGAGCCAAACTTAGATGAAATCGCCTTAATGGTCGAAGGTACTGAGTATGAGCCTGAACAGTTTCCTGGATTAGTTTATAGGTTAGACGACCCAAAAGTTGTTGTCTTAATTTTTGGTAGCGGTAAGGTTGTTATTACTGGATTAAAGAGTGAGGAAGATGCTAAAAGAGCTCTAAATAAAATCTTAGAGACAATAAAAGAAGTTCAAGAACTTTAA
- the rpl12p gene encoding 50S ribosomal protein P1, with product MEYIYAALLLHSAGKEITEDAIKAVLTAAGVEVDEARVKALVAGLEGVDIEEAIANAAMPVAAAPAPATTAAAEEKKEEEKKEEKKEEDTGAAVAGLAALFG from the coding sequence ATGGAATATATTTATGCGGCATTACTATTGCACAGTGCAGGAAAAGAGATAACAGAAGACGCTATTAAGGCAGTTTTAACTGCTGCAGGCGTAGAAGTTGATGAAGCAAGAGTTAAGGCATTAGTTGCTGGATTAGAAGGAGTTGATATTGAAGAGGCTATAGCAAACGCTGCTATGCCAGTTGCAGCTGCTCCTGCACCTGCAACAACTGCAGCTGCTGAGGAGAAAAAAGAAGAAGAGAAAAAAGAAGAAAAGAAAGAAGAAGACACTGGAGCAGCTGTTGCTGGATTAGCCGCTTTATTCGGATAA
- a CDS encoding 50S ribosomal protein L10, translating to METKVKAHVAPWKIEEVKTLKGLIKSKPVVAIVDMMDVPAPQLQEIRDKIRDKVKLRMSRNTLIIRALKEASEELNNPKLAELANYVERGAAILVTDMNPFKLYKMLEENKSPAPVKGGQIAPCDIKVEKGSTGMPPGPFLGELKSVGIPAAIEKGKIVIKEDKVVVKKGEVVSPKLAAVLDRLGIKPIKVGLNILAVYEDGIIYTPDVLKVDEEKLLADIQTAYQNAFNLAFNIAYPTKEVLPYLIQKAFINAKALAIETAFITKETAGDILAKAQAQALALASKLPEDALDEDIKAKLSSVEVSAAPVAEEEKEEEKKEEEKKEEDTGAAGLALLF from the coding sequence ATGGAAACAAAAGTGAAAGCACACGTAGCCCCGTGGAAAATAGAGGAAGTTAAAACACTAAAGGGGCTAATTAAAAGTAAGCCAGTAGTTGCTATAGTAGATATGATGGATGTCCCTGCCCCTCAATTACAAGAAATTAGAGACAAAATTAGAGATAAAGTCAAATTGAGAATGTCAAGAAACACCTTAATCATAAGAGCCTTAAAAGAAGCATCTGAAGAATTGAATAATCCAAAGTTAGCTGAATTGGCAAACTATGTAGAGAGAGGGGCGGCAATATTAGTTACAGATATGAATCCATTTAAACTTTATAAGATGTTGGAAGAGAACAAAAGTCCTGCTCCTGTAAAAGGAGGGCAAATTGCCCCATGTGACATTAAAGTTGAGAAAGGTTCTACTGGAATGCCTCCAGGACCATTCTTAGGAGAACTCAAAAGTGTAGGTATTCCAGCGGCTATTGAAAAAGGTAAAATTGTAATTAAAGAGGACAAAGTAGTTGTTAAAAAGGGAGAAGTAGTTTCACCAAAATTAGCAGCAGTATTGGACAGATTAGGAATAAAACCAATAAAAGTTGGTTTAAACATTTTGGCAGTTTATGAAGATGGAATTATATATACTCCAGATGTATTAAAAGTAGATGAAGAAAAATTATTGGCAGATATTCAAACTGCCTACCAAAATGCATTTAACTTAGCATTTAATATAGCATATCCTACAAAAGAAGTGTTACCATACTTGATACAGAAAGCATTTATTAATGCTAAGGCATTGGCAATTGAAACAGCATTTATAACAAAAGAAACTGCTGGAGATATATTGGCAAAGGCTCAAGCACAAGCATTGGCATTGGCATCCAAACTACCTGAAGATGCTTTAGATGAAGACATTAAAGCTAAACTGTCATCAGTAGAAGTTTCAGCTGCTCCAGTAGCTGAAGAGGAAAAAGAAGAGGAGAAAAAAGAGGAAGAGAAGAAAGAAGAGGATACAGGAGCCGCAGGATTGGCTTTATTATTCTAA
- a CDS encoding 50S ribosomal protein L1 — translation MDREALLQAVKEARELAKPRNFTQSFEFIGILKEIDMRKPENRIKAEVVLPHGRGKEAKIAVIGTGDLIKQAEELGLTAIRKEEIEELGKDKRKLRKIAKAHDFFIAQADLMPLIGRYMGMILGPRGKMPKPVPANANIAPLVERLKKTVVINTRDKPYFQVLVGNEKMTDEQIVDNIEAVLNVIAKKYEKGLYHLKDAYVKLTMGPAVKVKKEKAKKR, via the coding sequence ATGGACAGAGAAGCGCTGTTGCAAGCGGTGAAGGAGGCTCGCGAACTCGCGAAGCCGAGAAACTTCACACAGTCCTTTGAATTTATAGGAATATTAAAAGAAATTGACATGAGGAAGCCAGAGAACAGAATAAAGGCTGAAGTGGTGCTTCCTCATGGAAGAGGTAAAGAGGCAAAGATAGCAGTTATAGGAACTGGTGATTTAATTAAACAGGCTGAAGAGTTAGGATTAACTGCTATTAGAAAAGAAGAAATTGAAGAGTTAGGTAAAGACAAAAGGAAGTTAAGAAAAATTGCTAAGGCACACGACTTCTTTATTGCTCAAGCCGATTTAATGCCTTTGATTGGTAGATATATGGGTATGATATTAGGTCCAAGAGGTAAAATGCCAAAACCAGTTCCTGCTAACGCAAACATAGCCCCATTAGTTGAAAGATTGAAAAAAACAGTTGTCATAAACACAAGAGATAAACCTTACTTCCAAGTATTAGTCGGTAATGAAAAAATGACTGATGAACAAATAGTTGATAATATAGAGGCAGTTCTAAACGTTATAGCTAAGAAATATGAAAAAGGTTTATATCACTTAAAAGATGCTTATGTTAAATTAACCATGGGTCCAGCTGTAAAAGTTAAAAAAGAGAAAGCTAAGAAAAGATAA
- a CDS encoding DNA-directed RNA polymerase subunit L, protein MEIKILERKNNLVEIELINEDHSLPNLLKDILLTKEGVKMASYSIDHPLLHPETGRYISNPKITVITEDGVDPIEVLKECLRDIINMCDTLLNELKEKMNKQ, encoded by the coding sequence ATGGAGATAAAGATATTGGAAAGGAAGAATAATTTAGTTGAAATTGAGTTAATAAATGAAGATCACTCTCTACCAAATTTATTGAAAGATATTCTATTAACAAAAGAAGGCGTAAAGATGGCTTCATACTCTATAGACCATCCATTGTTACATCCAGAAACTGGAAGATATATATCAAATCCAAAGATAACTGTAATAACTGAAGATGGTGTAGATCCAATAGAAGTTTTAAAAGAATGTTTGAGAGATATTATAAATATGTGCGATACTTTACTCAATGAATTAAAAGAAAAAATGAATAAACAATAA
- a CDS encoding DUF2067 family protein — MRKIISFKVSSDQELLDLCERLSRLKVDCTIESKGNHVKIFVFGFDKDSLNENYRTIVNLIEKVKRMYRKDKEGLYKYVLSELKYPVNKDLIIDTLKTLGYRVIYLEDENAIKTDIDINKFNDILKNLFELYQELRFSNLGSKPVKNLVVLVSFIKNKPIEEVIKEALEKEFLREEEDGRIVLNKDINLAKKVLLEGEYGDKDIGKEE, encoded by the coding sequence ATGAGAAAAATAATTTCATTTAAGGTTAGTAGTGACCAAGAACTTTTAGATCTTTGTGAAAGATTATCAAGGCTAAAGGTTGATTGCACAATAGAATCAAAAGGAAATCATGTAAAGATCTTTGTATTCGGATTTGATAAAGATTCCTTAAATGAAAATTATAGGACTATAGTGAATTTAATAGAAAAAGTAAAGAGAATGTATAGAAAAGACAAAGAAGGCTTATATAAATATGTTTTATCAGAACTTAAATATCCAGTTAATAAAGATTTGATAATAGATACTCTTAAGACTTTAGGATATAGAGTTATATACTTAGAAGATGAAAATGCAATAAAAACAGACATTGACATTAATAAATTTAATGATATTCTAAAAAATCTCTTTGAACTTTATCAAGAGTTGAGATTTTCAAATCTTGGATCAAAACCTGTAAAAAATTTAGTAGTTTTAGTATCTTTTATAAAAAACAAACCTATTGAAGAGGTAATTAAAGAGGCCTTAGAAAAAGAATTCCTTAGAGAAGAGGAAGATGGTAGAATAGTATTAAACAAAGATATAAACTTAGCTAAAAAAGTTCTATTGGAGGGAGAATATGGAGATAAAGATATTGGAAAGGAAGAATAA
- a CDS encoding tyrosine--tRNA ligase: MDTFEMIKKNTSEIVSEEELKEVLNKTYKKAYIGFEPSGKIHLGHYLQIKKMIDLQNAGFDIIILLADLHAYLNQKGELDEIREIGEYNKKVFEAMGLKAKYIYGSEFQLEKDYTLNVYKLALKTTLKRARRSMELIAREDENPKVAEVIYPIMQVNDIYYLDVDVAVGGMEQRKIHMLARELLPKKVVCIHNPVLTGLDGEGKMSSSKGNFIAVDDSPEEIREKIRKAYCPAGVVEKNPIMEIAKYFLEYPLTIKRPEKFGGDITVNSYEELEELFISKKLHPMDLKNAVAEELIKILESIRKKL; the protein is encoded by the coding sequence ATGGATACATTCGAGATGATAAAGAAAAACACTTCTGAAATAGTTAGTGAAGAAGAACTTAAAGAAGTTTTAAATAAAACATATAAGAAGGCATACATTGGATTTGAACCAAGTGGTAAAATACATTTAGGACATTACTTACAAATTAAAAAGATGATTGACTTACAAAATGCTGGATTTGATATTATAATATTATTGGCTGATTTGCATGCCTATCTAAATCAAAAAGGAGAGTTAGATGAGATTAGAGAAATAGGAGAATACAACAAGAAAGTTTTTGAGGCTATGGGTTTAAAGGCTAAATATATTTATGGTAGTGAGTTTCAATTAGAGAAAGATTATACACTAAATGTATATAAATTAGCCCTAAAAACAACTTTAAAAAGAGCAAGAAGAAGTATGGAACTTATAGCGAGGGAAGATGAAAATCCAAAGGTTGCTGAAGTTATTTATCCAATAATGCAAGTTAATGATATTTATTACTTGGATGTAGATGTTGCAGTAGGAGGAATGGAGCAGAGAAAAATCCATATGTTAGCAAGAGAATTGTTGCCTAAAAAAGTAGTTTGTATTCATAATCCTGTTTTAACTGGATTAGATGGAGAAGGTAAGATGAGTTCTTCAAAAGGAAACTTTATTGCTGTTGATGATTCTCCAGAAGAGATTAGAGAAAAAATTAGAAAAGCATACTGTCCTGCTGGAGTTGTTGAAAAAAATCCAATAATGGAGATAGCCAAATATTTCCTTGAATATCCTTTAACTATAAAGAGACCAGAAAAATTTGGAGGAGATATAACTGTAAATAGTTATGAAGAATTAGAAGAGTTATTTATAAGTAAAAAATTACATCCAATGGATTTAAAAAATGCTGTAGCTGAGGAACTTATAAAGATTTTAGAGTCAATTAGAAAAAAGCTATAG
- the cbiT gene encoding precorrin-6Y C5,15-methyltransferase (decarboxylating) subunit CbiT, producing the protein MIPDSEFIRKDKVPITKEEIRAVSIGKLNLNKDDVVVDIGCGSGGMTVEMAKRCKFVYAIDYVDDAIELTKQNLAKFNIKNCEVIKGRAEEVLEKLEFNKAFIGGTKNIEKIIEILDKKNINHIVANTIVLENAVKIMNELENKGYNVEAVNVFISYSKKIPSGHMFLAKNPIIIIKAVR; encoded by the coding sequence ATGATTCCAGACAGTGAATTTATAAGAAAAGATAAAGTTCCAATAACAAAAGAAGAAATTAGGGCTGTAAGCATTGGGAAATTAAATTTAAATAAAGATGATGTTGTTGTTGATATTGGCTGTGGAAGTGGAGGAATGACAGTTGAGATGGCTAAAAGATGTAAGTTTGTATATGCAATAGATTATGTAGATGATGCTATTGAATTAACTAAACAAAATTTAGCCAAATTTAATATTAAAAACTGTGAAGTTATAAAAGGTAGGGCAGAGGAAGTTTTGGAAAAATTAGAGTTTAACAAAGCTTTTATAGGAGGAACTAAAAATATTGAAAAGATAATTGAAATTTTAGATAAAAAAAATATTAATCATATTGTCGCCAATACAATTGTTTTAGAGAATGCAGTTAAAATAATGAACGAATTAGAAAATAAGGGCTATAATGTTGAAGCTGTTAATGTTTTCATTTCTTATAGCAAAAAAATTCCATCTGGACACATGTTTTTAGCAAAAAATCCAATAATCATAATAAAAGCTGTCAGGTAG
- a CDS encoding site-2 protease family protein codes for MNYSIRLFKVMGIPIELHITFILFLIIIIGLSVINKNIFWAILFILLFVSVVLHELGHSYVAKKYGVKIEKILLLPIGGVAMMDKIPREGELKIGLAGPIVSFIIGISLLIISQFFDINIGGYPLIYTVGLLNLMLGSFNLIPAFPMDGGRVLRAILSKKYGYLKSTKIAANIGKSLALAMLIFGLLSMNIILILVSLFVYFGAEQESRMVEVETIFKNIRAKDIMTPNPVCVDPNMSIEEFLNFMLKHKYFGYPVVENGKLIGCIGISNIHSKEGTVRDYMEKPVIVDENTDITDILKKMVYADRVFVVDENNKLKGIISKTDILRAMNILELKEELEH; via the coding sequence ATGAACTATTCAATTAGACTATTTAAAGTTATGGGAATTCCAATAGAATTGCATATAACATTTATCTTGTTTTTGATAATTATAATTGGGCTATCTGTGATTAATAAAAATATATTTTGGGCTATTTTATTCATTTTATTGTTTGTCTCTGTCGTTTTACATGAATTAGGGCATAGTTATGTGGCTAAAAAGTATGGGGTTAAAATTGAGAAAATTTTACTTCTACCAATTGGCGGAGTAGCGATGATGGACAAAATTCCAAGAGAAGGAGAGCTAAAGATAGGATTGGCTGGACCAATAGTTAGCTTTATCATTGGAATCTCTTTGTTAATTATATCTCAATTTTTTGATATAAATATAGGTGGTTATCCTTTAATATATACAGTTGGATTATTAAATTTAATGCTTGGTAGTTTTAACTTAATTCCTGCCTTTCCTATGGATGGAGGTAGAGTTTTAAGGGCTATATTATCAAAAAAATATGGCTATTTAAAATCTACAAAAATAGCGGCAAATATTGGAAAAAGTTTAGCTTTGGCTATGTTAATTTTTGGGCTACTATCAATGAATATTATATTAATTTTAGTGAGTTTGTTTGTGTATTTTGGTGCTGAACAAGAGAGTAGAATGGTGGAAGTTGAAACAATCTTTAAAAATATTAGGGCAAAAGACATTATGACCCCAAATCCAGTATGCGTAGATCCAAATATGAGCATTGAAGAATTTTTAAATTTTATGCTCAAACACAAATATTTTGGATATCCAGTAGTTGAAAATGGAAAATTAATTGGTTGTATAGGGATAAGTAATATACACAGTAAAGAAGGGACTGTAAGAGATTATATGGAAAAACCAGTAATAGTTGATGAAAATACTGATATAACTGACATTTTAAAAAAGATGGTTTATGCTGATAGGGTTTTTGTTGTAGATGAAAATAACAAATTAAAAGGGATAATATCAAAAACAGACATATTGAGAGCTATGAATATATTGGAATTAAAAGAGGAATTAGAACATTAA
- a CDS encoding 30S ribosomal protein S27ae: MTKGKKTAKYKYYKIEGDKVVRLKKFCPRCGPGVFMAEHLNRYSCGRCGYMEWKQPQKKE; this comes from the coding sequence ATGACAAAAGGTAAAAAAACAGCAAAATACAAATATTACAAAATTGAAGGAGATAAAGTTGTTAGATTAAAGAAGTTTTGCCCAAGATGTGGGCCGGGAGTTTTTATGGCTGAGCACTTAAACAGATACTCCTGTGGAAGATGTGGATATATGGAATGGAAACAGCCTCAAAAGAAAGAATAA
- a CDS encoding 30S ribosomal protein S24e produces MEIKILSERYNPLLKRKEYRFIVDYEGATPTFKDVKLKLAAILNANKDLLIVEKIVGESGMQRVRGYAKLYDNEEMLKLIEREHILRKNKIDEEEETTAEGGE; encoded by the coding sequence ATGGAGATAAAGATATTGTCAGAAAGGTATAACCCATTATTAAAGAGAAAAGAATACAGATTTATTGTAGATTATGAAGGAGCAACACCTACATTCAAAGATGTTAAATTAAAACTTGCGGCAATCTTAAACGCAAATAAGGATTTATTAATCGTTGAAAAAATTGTTGGAGAATCTGGAATGCAGAGAGTTAGAGGTTATGCTAAATTATATGACAATGAGGAAATGTTAAAGTTAATTGAAAGAGAACACATTTTAAGAAAGAATAAAATTGATGAAGAAGAGGAAACAACTGCTGAGGGGGGAGAATAA
- a CDS encoding GTP-dependent dephospho-CoA kinase family protein has product MLILPENLREKLKKPFGKVYKTLPNIDGDIVTVGDIVTKTVIENNIIPKLSIFDLKTQRTIPIKINHNFKKIIKIKNPPGCISDEAIESIKYLSTINDKDIALLVDGEEDLLALIVIKYFPIGTYVLYGLPNKGMVVIKINEKIKKEIENLLKQFIKI; this is encoded by the coding sequence ATGTTAATACTCCCAGAAAATTTAAGAGAAAAATTAAAAAAACCCTTTGGAAAAGTATATAAAACATTACCAAATATAGATGGTGATATAGTAACTGTTGGAGATATAGTAACTAAAACAGTAATTGAAAACAACATAATTCCTAAATTATCCATTTTTGATTTAAAAACTCAAAGAACAATCCCTATAAAAATAAATCACAATTTTAAAAAAATTATTAAGATAAAAAATCCTCCTGGTTGTATATCTGATGAGGCAATAGAAAGTATTAAATACCTCTCTACCATAAATGATAAAGACATCGCTCTATTGGTAGATGGAGAAGAAGATTTGCTCGCTCTAATTGTTATCAAATACTTCCCAATTGGTACTTATGTTTTATATGGATTGCCAAATAAAGGAATGGTTGTTATAAAAATAAATGAAAAAATAAAAAAAGAAATTGAAAATTTATTAAAACAATTTATAAAAATATAA
- the spt4 gene encoding transcription elongation factor subunit Spt4 codes for MRACLKCKYLTNDEICPICHSPTSENWIGLLIVLNPEKSEIAKKANIKIKGKYALSVKE; via the coding sequence ATGAGAGCCTGCTTAAAATGTAAATATTTAACTAACGACGAAATATGCCCTATATGTCACTCTCCAACAAGCGAAAATTGGATTGGGTTATTGATTGTTTTAAATCCAGAAAAATCAGAAATTGCTAAGAAGGCAAATATTAAAATTAAAGGTAAATATGCATTAAGTGTAAAGGAGTAG